The DNA segment AAACAATCTATGGCTAAACCTGCTCAGTTCGACCGTCAAGACGTGGTAGAGAAAGCGATGAATCTCTATTGGGAGAAGGGCTTTCACGCGACGTCAATGCGCAACTTGCAAGAAGTGATTGATATGCGACCAGGTAGCATATATGCCGCTTTTGGTAGTAAAGAGGGGTTGTTTAGTGAGGCGTTAGATAACTACGTGCAGAGAGGTGTAAGCAAGCTTCACGAGTATAGAGTCAACTTCGATTCACCCATGAGTGCGTTACGTGCTTTTGTGAAAAGCCAAGTAATAGGAAGTATTACCCAAGCGCCGAGCGGTATATGCATGCTGGCTAAAACAGTATCAGAGCTAACCGATGAGCATAGTGATTTACTTGAGCAAGCACGTCAAGCGTTGAAAACGATGGAACAAGAGTTTGCAAAAGTCATTGTTGAGGCTCAAGAACAAGGGGAAGTATCGAAGGAAAAAGAGGTGATGAGCTTGGCGAGTTATATTCAGGTTCAAATCGCGGGTCTACGAATCTACGCAAAAGTAGCAGGAGAAACGGCACCGCTGGAAATGATGATCGATAACATCTTTGAGCAAATGCTGTTACCACGTTCTTAGTCACTAAATGAGTCGAGTTTTGGGCACACGACCACGTTTGCACAAACCTTAAAGAAAAACTCACCTATACCTGACATCAGAAAAGCCCTAGCACGCAAAATCCCACCATTAAATTATATATTGCTCGCGATATCATCATGTCGCCACAAGAGTAAAACAGTAGTGGGATTAAATAATGGAATTTACGCAACAAGATACCAAAGCGCTGTATCAAATTTGGATGTCACAGAAAGCAAAAATGCGCGTGACACAGATGGAGATGGCGAAACAACTCAATTTGAGTCAACGTGACTTTTCAGCAATGATCCGTGGCGCATTGCCTTTGACTATGACGTTTGTTAGCCAATTTTGCGCACAAATGCATGTTGATCCAAAACTTGTCTTACCTTCACTGCGCTCGACGGACGGTGACGCGACAAAAGTCGTGTACCTTAAAACCGCGATGACGATCGATGGCGAAATTCAACGCGCCTATATTGAGGGCAACCAAGTTATTGTCGAATATGCTCATACCGTCGCGCAGTTATAAACGTCGATTTTGGTCATGTTTGGTGACATTAGCTTCGGTGGCATCATCGGTAACGAATTGAAATAACGTAGGGCGAGGGAAGACTCGATTCCCCCCTAAGTGCCTCGCTTTGCGCATGTTCTCGGTGGTTTTTTCTAGGAAACCAGAAAGCGTTCTAAAGTAAGTTTGTGGGCTAAATGCTGCACAACCAATACTTAGTGAAACGCGATCAGTCACGGATGAGCGTTTATGGGTAAGCTTGGCTTCAAACAACGTTTGCCTGACGGACTCTGCCAGCAATTGTGCAGTCATCTCTTCTGTCTCGGGCAGAATAACCGCAAACGTGTTGTTGCTGATGCGTGCTACCTTGTCTGCTGGGCGGGAAAAGTTCTGCTCAATCAAAGAGGCCACTTGCAACATCACCTTATCTCCCATCAGTGGACCATGAAAGTTGTAGTATTGGTTAAAGTCATCCAAGTTAAACATCAATAGCGAAAGGGAGCTCTTGTTTCTCTTAGCCCGTGAGTATTCCACTGAGAGATGTTCATCAAAGGTAGTCTGGTTGTGGACGCCAGTTAAAGCATCGGTACGTTGCAGGGCTCTATTTTGCTTTCTTAAGTCAGCCAATTCTATTTCGATGAGTTTGGTCTCGGTAATGTCTGTCATCAGCCCAGTGACTGCCGTAGTTTGATGGTTTTCTTGTGTCACATGAATCGTATCTCGAATCCATAAGTATTCACCGGAGGCGCATCGGCAGCGATATTCCAGTTGATGATCCAAGCCTGCTTCACACTGCTTTAACCACAACTCTACTGTTTGCTGGCGATCTTCTGGGTGGATTAAGCTAATCCAGTCGCGAACGCTGTGCCAGCTCTCTTGTGGCCATCCGTATCTAGATTCTATTGAATCAGCAATATGGGTAAATCGTTTACTCTTCCAATCCAAAGACCACGGGATCGCCTGAGTCGACTTCAACAGTGTTTGATAAATTTTCTCGTTAATACAAGCGGACATAATGACTCTCCCTCATTGATAGAGCCTAGCTTTATGACGAATTCCGGCGCGAGTCTTTTTCGCTCGCTATACAAAAGAGATTAGGAGAGTGGGAGGTGGTTTTAAATATCTCAACTTGAGACACCAGGATGGTTATCTACAAATTACTCATTTGTCTTAATTTTGCGCTTGCCGATTCTCGAGTGTCGTCATTTTTAACAGTTTATTAAGGTCAGATCTTTTAACGAAGACATTAAGCGCTAGGTTGCG comes from the Vibrio astriarenae genome and includes:
- a CDS encoding TetR/AcrR family transcriptional regulator, producing MAKPAQFDRQDVVEKAMNLYWEKGFHATSMRNLQEVIDMRPGSIYAAFGSKEGLFSEALDNYVQRGVSKLHEYRVNFDSPMSALRAFVKSQVIGSITQAPSGICMLAKTVSELTDEHSDLLEQARQALKTMEQEFAKVIVEAQEQGEVSKEKEVMSLASYIQVQIAGLRIYAKVAGETAPLEMMIDNIFEQMLLPRS
- a CDS encoding XRE family transcriptional regulator, producing the protein MEFTQQDTKALYQIWMSQKAKMRVTQMEMAKQLNLSQRDFSAMIRGALPLTMTFVSQFCAQMHVDPKLVLPSLRSTDGDATKVVYLKTAMTIDGEIQRAYIEGNQVIVEYAHTVAQL
- a CDS encoding sensor domain-containing diguanylate cyclase; the protein is MSACINEKIYQTLLKSTQAIPWSLDWKSKRFTHIADSIESRYGWPQESWHSVRDWISLIHPEDRQQTVELWLKQCEAGLDHQLEYRCRCASGEYLWIRDTIHVTQENHQTTAVTGLMTDITETKLIEIELADLRKQNRALQRTDALTGVHNQTTFDEHLSVEYSRAKRNKSSLSLLMFNLDDFNQYYNFHGPLMGDKVMLQVASLIEQNFSRPADKVARISNNTFAVILPETEEMTAQLLAESVRQTLFEAKLTHKRSSVTDRVSLSIGCAAFSPQTYFRTLSGFLEKTTENMRKARHLGGNRVFPRPTLFQFVTDDATEANVTKHDQNRRL